The following are encoded in a window of Rubellicoccus peritrichatus genomic DNA:
- a CDS encoding substrate-binding domain-containing protein codes for MKHWLAENRIYLVLIAIFALMASLAPNFLTWNNQTSIMKGMSLQALPAIGFTIVMITRQLDLSIGSVLTLGGMLTVGLQPQLGWGGSIAVAVAAGCAVGYLNGFLVTKAKVDSFIATLGTMIIVQGFVYQYSGGDTLVVENFALGDWMESSFLPLLSPRILLVILIVLVFEAFLKKTSMGRAFYLVGGNATTAWHAGIPVDRYVTSAFVISGGLSALGGALFSISINSATTTMGVTSLMVVVAAVIIGGTSMNGGKGSVFKSMIALIALTMLANGFSAMGAGWEIQKITGGLVLASVILYDAWVQYRKEQVKGQRHELLEQLEILEDTTMQKKNDNTLAIVCVSAVACVAIVAIFAMFNLRLAKNSAATMVAMPAHTNVPASPATANGQSNLEWSLAIDASDLTSVDGQLLIPPSSPKTIPERPANPEALEEHDAGYWYDMEYAGWGLDKINIPQSPADGTRGKKVAFLKMVDHPYQTANERGMQKIADMYGIEMKTMVANADINTQAQQVDQVINEGADLVIINPVDAKACLPLFRKLNQAGIPIIASNVLPSDEAMAYTLAWTGPDDWGQMRMLARDFAELMNYEGGYCIVRHRPGSSPYFARTFAIITELKKIAPKMELLAMQTTDLEAEKSMQVVSDWITRFGPELKGIVSCDDSGAQVGINEAVANADREDIIRVAAGNSKVGMEFIQYGSLKAITFQSPEADGAIPMQLAADWFNGKPVDAVRYLPQRIITIENVEEFLPAQW; via the coding sequence ATGAAGCACTGGCTCGCTGAAAACCGGATCTATCTTGTCCTCATTGCAATCTTCGCATTGATGGCAAGTCTGGCTCCAAACTTCCTGACCTGGAACAATCAAACTTCGATTATGAAGGGCATGAGCCTGCAGGCCCTGCCCGCGATTGGTTTTACCATCGTCATGATCACGAGGCAGCTCGACCTTTCAATCGGCAGTGTCCTGACTCTCGGAGGTATGCTTACAGTGGGACTGCAGCCACAGCTCGGATGGGGTGGCAGTATTGCAGTGGCAGTTGCCGCCGGTTGTGCAGTCGGATATCTGAATGGGTTTCTAGTAACCAAAGCCAAGGTAGATTCCTTCATAGCCACTCTCGGCACCATGATCATAGTCCAGGGTTTTGTTTACCAATACAGTGGTGGCGACACTCTGGTGGTGGAAAACTTTGCTCTTGGTGACTGGATGGAAAGTAGTTTTCTACCATTACTTAGCCCACGTATCCTGCTCGTCATCCTGATCGTGCTGGTCTTTGAAGCATTTTTGAAAAAGACATCAATGGGCCGCGCCTTTTACTTGGTTGGCGGTAATGCAACCACGGCCTGGCATGCTGGTATCCCGGTTGATCGTTATGTAACCAGTGCATTTGTTATCTCGGGTGGATTATCAGCACTGGGGGGTGCATTATTTAGTATTAGTATCAACTCGGCCACAACCACGATGGGAGTCACTTCATTGATGGTTGTCGTTGCTGCTGTCATCATTGGTGGCACATCCATGAACGGCGGCAAAGGCAGCGTTTTCAAAAGCATGATCGCCCTGATTGCGCTGACGATGCTGGCCAATGGATTCAGTGCAATGGGAGCCGGTTGGGAAATACAGAAAATCACAGGCGGACTTGTCTTAGCTTCAGTCATTTTGTATGACGCATGGGTTCAATACCGAAAAGAACAAGTCAAAGGCCAGCGTCACGAATTATTAGAACAACTCGAAATTCTGGAGGACACGACTATGCAAAAGAAGAATGATAACACTCTGGCAATTGTTTGCGTATCAGCAGTCGCTTGCGTGGCAATAGTTGCCATCTTTGCGATGTTTAATCTCAGACTAGCCAAGAACTCAGCCGCTACCATGGTCGCCATGCCGGCTCATACAAATGTGCCTGCATCACCTGCAACTGCAAATGGGCAAAGCAATCTGGAGTGGTCGCTTGCAATTGATGCTTCGGATCTGACATCAGTGGATGGTCAACTGCTCATTCCTCCCAGTTCCCCAAAAACAATCCCCGAGCGACCAGCGAATCCTGAAGCCCTGGAGGAGCATGACGCAGGATATTGGTATGACATGGAATATGCCGGTTGGGGACTGGATAAGATCAATATACCTCAATCACCAGCCGATGGAACACGAGGCAAGAAAGTCGCTTTCCTCAAGATGGTCGACCATCCTTATCAAACTGCCAACGAACGCGGCATGCAAAAGATCGCCGACATGTATGGCATCGAAATGAAAACGATGGTGGCCAATGCAGACATCAACACCCAGGCTCAGCAAGTCGACCAGGTCATCAATGAAGGCGCGGATCTGGTCATCATCAATCCGGTTGATGCCAAAGCCTGTCTCCCACTTTTCCGCAAACTCAATCAAGCCGGTATTCCAATCATTGCCAGCAATGTCCTCCCCTCGGATGAAGCGATGGCCTACACACTGGCATGGACAGGCCCCGATGACTGGGGACAAATGCGGATGCTTGCCCGTGACTTTGCCGAGCTGATGAACTACGAAGGGGGTTACTGCATTGTCAGGCACCGCCCGGGAAGCTCGCCTTACTTTGCCCGGACTTTTGCCATCATAACCGAGCTGAAAAAAATCGCTCCGAAGATGGAACTCCTCGCAATGCAAACCACCGACCTGGAAGCCGAAAAGTCAATGCAGGTTGTTTCTGACTGGATCACACGCTTTGGACCGGAACTAAAAGGTATCGTCAGCTGCGATGACTCCGGCGCACAAGTTGGCATTAATGAAGCCGTGGCCAATGCTGACCGCGAAGATATAATACGTGTGGCAGCCGGAAACAGCAAAGTCGGGATGGAATTCATCCAATATGGCAGCCTCAAGGCAATTACCTTTCAGTCACCCGAGGCCGATGGAGCCATCCCCATGCAACTGGCTGCCGATTGGTTTAACGGCAAACCTGTCGATGCCGTCCGCTACCTTCCGCAAAGGATTATCACGATAGAAAATGTTGAAGAATTCCTTCCAGCTCAATGGTGA
- a CDS encoding ABC transporter permease: MEQSTTSKAETSDRSLKIPVWKRALNSMGIYVILLLLLPVGMLISPDFLSGGNLIKVFHAVALLGIVATGCAFITYSGHYVDLSIPVIMAFSGFAAVSALPFGLFASLLSGVAAGLVLGLINGWAIGYLRLNPIIWTLALAFLMAGFMRWIYGGNQIYPDPSTSAGAAFIGLARHEFAGIPMISAGWLLLACLGQWIMKRTRLGLHIQLVGSSYEVARTSGVNVQRIVLLCLVISSFTSAIAGILLTSLSKQATFSNGLGYDFNAITAIVLGGIMLNGGKGSIIGVTGGVLFIGVLSNVMTLAGLDYFTQLMLKGIVFIIVVGATAWFSRKSGRAEG, encoded by the coding sequence ATGGAGCAGAGCACGACCAGCAAAGCAGAGACGAGTGATCGCTCTCTTAAAATTCCGGTATGGAAAAGAGCCCTTAACAGCATGGGGATTTATGTGATCTTACTGCTGCTGCTTCCTGTCGGTATGTTAATCTCTCCCGATTTCCTAAGTGGCGGTAATCTCATCAAAGTATTCCATGCAGTTGCCCTACTTGGCATCGTAGCAACAGGATGTGCGTTCATCACTTACAGCGGGCATTATGTCGATTTGTCCATTCCAGTGATCATGGCATTCTCCGGGTTTGCTGCTGTCAGTGCCCTGCCCTTCGGTTTGTTTGCTTCACTTCTCAGTGGAGTCGCCGCAGGCCTTGTACTTGGTTTGATCAATGGTTGGGCTATTGGTTATCTACGCCTCAATCCAATCATCTGGACGCTTGCCTTGGCCTTTCTCATGGCAGGATTCATGCGATGGATTTATGGCGGTAATCAAATTTATCCGGACCCATCGACTTCAGCGGGGGCCGCATTCATCGGACTGGCACGCCATGAGTTTGCTGGTATTCCCATGATCAGCGCGGGGTGGCTTCTACTCGCCTGTTTGGGACAGTGGATCATGAAGCGCACACGCCTTGGTCTCCATATCCAACTGGTTGGAAGTTCTTACGAAGTAGCACGGACGAGTGGAGTCAACGTCCAGCGAATCGTATTACTCTGTCTCGTTATCTCTTCCTTCACCAGCGCAATTGCCGGCATCCTGCTCACCTCACTTTCAAAGCAGGCTACCTTTTCAAATGGCCTTGGCTACGACTTCAATGCGATAACTGCCATTGTCCTTGGAGGGATTATGCTTAACGGCGGCAAGGGTTCCATCATTGGTGTCACCGGAGGCGTTTTGTTCATCGGAGTACTCTCCAACGTCATGACATTGGCCGGGCTGGATTACTTCACACAACTCATGCTGAAAGGCATTGTCTTTATCATCGTGGTTGGTGCAACAGCGTGGTTTTCACGCAAATCCGGGAGGGCTGAAGGATGA
- a CDS encoding sugar ABC transporter ATP-binding protein gives MPQSNTSYALRMRNVSKRYPGTLAVDCVDFEVRKGEVHALMGENGAGKSSLMKMLAGSFSDYIGDIEINDRDVQLRSPAMAKASGIEMIYQELSLAQPISIAENVLAGRLPRKAGVWLDKSTMLAETHMWLKRVGLEHIDPLAAVETLSPHEAQLVEIAKALSNNPSIVIMDEPTSSLSRKEVHILFDIIAELKAQGLAIVYISHHIPEVFEVSDAVTILRDGKLVGSHPISELTPDRMVEMMVGRSVVDQCNERDASSGERRLRLDNLTRYGFFHEVSFDLHQGEILGIGGLAGSGRTELARCIGGLDPIDEGTIYLEGDELPTGNMRDRLKQGIAYMTEDRKLQGLALDLDLLTNTLTGLNVKESRIVGNRKGMEVFNEQADQLQIYPAEPKRLISQLSGGNQQKILLAKWLATAPRVLILDEPTRGVDIGAKQVIHQAIINLADAGTSIIVISSDLPELVHLSDRVVVLRQGRVFTEMKAGKFTENSILLAANGEDVA, from the coding sequence ATGCCTCAAAGTAATACCTCATACGCACTTCGTATGCGTAATGTGTCCAAGAGATACCCTGGAACTCTTGCCGTTGATTGCGTAGACTTTGAAGTCCGCAAAGGCGAAGTTCATGCGCTGATGGGAGAAAATGGTGCAGGCAAATCGTCATTGATGAAAATGCTAGCCGGCTCCTTCTCGGACTATATTGGCGATATTGAAATCAATGACAGAGATGTTCAATTACGCTCACCCGCCATGGCCAAAGCCAGTGGCATTGAAATGATTTACCAGGAGCTAAGTCTGGCTCAACCCATTAGTATTGCAGAGAATGTCCTCGCAGGAAGACTTCCGCGTAAAGCAGGCGTTTGGTTGGACAAGTCGACTATGCTGGCGGAAACTCATATGTGGCTGAAGCGGGTCGGACTTGAACATATTGATCCGCTTGCCGCCGTTGAAACCCTGAGCCCACATGAAGCCCAGTTGGTTGAAATTGCAAAGGCGTTAAGCAACAATCCATCCATTGTCATCATGGATGAGCCAACCTCCTCTCTCAGCCGTAAGGAGGTTCATATTCTTTTCGACATCATCGCAGAACTTAAAGCGCAAGGCTTGGCAATTGTCTACATCAGTCACCATATCCCTGAGGTATTTGAAGTTTCTGATGCCGTCACGATACTGCGGGATGGCAAACTCGTGGGCAGCCACCCAATCAGTGAACTGACTCCGGACCGCATGGTCGAAATGATGGTTGGTCGCTCCGTTGTTGACCAATGCAATGAACGCGATGCGTCATCCGGCGAAAGACGTCTCCGGCTGGATAATCTTACCCGCTACGGATTTTTTCATGAAGTCTCGTTTGATTTACACCAAGGCGAGATCCTGGGCATTGGAGGACTGGCCGGGTCCGGTCGCACAGAACTCGCCCGTTGCATTGGTGGACTTGATCCGATAGATGAAGGCACCATTTATTTGGAAGGCGACGAGCTTCCCACAGGCAACATGCGCGATCGCTTGAAACAAGGCATCGCCTACATGACTGAAGACCGCAAATTGCAAGGCCTTGCACTGGACTTGGACTTGCTGACAAACACGTTAACCGGGCTGAACGTAAAAGAGTCGCGCATCGTTGGTAACAGAAAGGGCATGGAAGTCTTCAACGAACAAGCCGACCAATTGCAAATCTATCCAGCTGAACCCAAACGGCTCATCTCGCAACTTTCAGGCGGCAATCAACAAAAGATTCTTCTGGCCAAGTGGCTGGCTACAGCCCCTCGCGTCCTCATTCTTGATGAACCAACACGAGGTGTGGACATCGGAGCAAAGCAGGTAATCCATCAGGCCATTATCAATCTCGCTGATGCAGGCACGAGTATCATTGTGATTTCTTCGGACCTTCCCGAACTTGTTCATTTGTCAGACCGAGTAGTCGTTCTCCGCCAAGGCAGAGTTTTCACCGAAATGAAAGCCGGCAAGTTCACTGAAAACAGTATACTCCTGGCAGCCAACGGAGAGGACGTCGCCTGA